In the genome of Hyphomonas sp. Mor2, one region contains:
- the rplM gene encoding 50S ribosomal protein L13 — MKTYNAPADVENKWIVIDATDVVVGRLASYVAKRLRGKHRADFTPHIDTGDHVVVINAEKAKFTGNKLADKVYYRHTGHPGGIKETTAGKIMSGRFPERAIEMAVKRMMPKESTLARKQFGKLRVYAGAEHPHEAQGPEAVDFAAMNTKNTKVS; from the coding sequence ATGAAAACTTATAACGCACCTGCCGACGTTGAGAACAAATGGATCGTCATCGACGCGACCGATGTCGTTGTGGGTCGTCTTGCTTCCTACGTCGCCAAACGTCTGCGTGGCAAGCACCGCGCTGACTTCACGCCTCACATTGACACCGGCGACCATGTCGTTGTGATCAATGCTGAGAAAGCGAAATTCACTGGCAACAAGCTGGCGGACAAAGTCTACTATCGTCACACCGGTCACCCGGGCGGCATCAAAGAGACCACAGCTGGCAAAATCATGTCGGGTCGTTTCCCCGAGCGCGCCATCGAAATGGCGGTGAAGCGCATGATGCCAAAAGAAAGCACACTGGCTCGCAAACAGTTCGGCAAGCTGCGCGTCTATGCTGGCGCTGAGCACCCGCACGAGGCCCAGGGCCCGGAAGCGGTCGACTTTGCGGCCATGAACACCAAGAACACGAAGGTCTCTTAA
- a CDS encoding COX15/CtaA family protein, with protein MPDATSPDAARWMRRWLILIGLMVYAMILIGGATRLTDSGLSITEWEPIKGALPPFGEGAWLAEFEKYKQTAEFQQQNYNMTMGEFQYIYWWEWGHRLFGRLIGLVAIAGFVWFAAKRWMSRKWVVRLAVLIALGGLQGFIGWWMVASGIGDTDRLDVAPYRLMTHFGLALLIIAITAWYWLDLGEQDRIETPQRLRVIALALLILTSIQMLSGALVAGLDAGRTYTDWPLMAGELIPGHYLDEQLGLRSLFEGRAATQFNHRFFAYTLLAMAVIGALLARGTASSKGFHIVAGLVTAQAIWGIITLVNAAPLPVALVHQGLGVVVLLAAVWLVWVTRPERIQSGPSSPDLDQ; from the coding sequence ATGCCTGACGCAACTTCTCCTGATGCCGCACGTTGGATGCGCCGGTGGCTGATCCTGATCGGTCTCATGGTTTATGCCATGATCCTGATTGGCGGCGCCACGCGGTTGACCGATTCTGGCCTCTCCATCACCGAATGGGAGCCGATCAAAGGCGCGCTGCCGCCATTTGGCGAGGGCGCCTGGCTGGCAGAGTTTGAAAAGTACAAGCAGACAGCCGAATTCCAGCAGCAGAATTACAATATGACGATGGGCGAGTTCCAGTACATTTACTGGTGGGAATGGGGCCATCGCCTGTTTGGCCGCCTGATCGGCCTGGTCGCAATCGCCGGGTTCGTCTGGTTTGCCGCAAAGCGCTGGATGTCGCGCAAATGGGTGGTTCGGCTCGCTGTGTTGATCGCGCTGGGCGGTCTGCAGGGCTTTATCGGCTGGTGGATGGTGGCGAGCGGGATTGGCGACACGGATCGTCTAGATGTCGCGCCGTATCGTCTGATGACGCATTTTGGCCTGGCCTTGCTGATCATCGCGATCACCGCCTGGTACTGGCTCGATCTTGGCGAACAAGACCGGATCGAGACGCCGCAACGCTTGCGCGTCATCGCCCTGGCCTTGCTGATCCTGACCAGTATCCAGATGCTCAGCGGAGCTTTGGTCGCGGGCCTCGATGCCGGGCGCACCTATACCGACTGGCCGCTCATGGCGGGCGAGCTAATCCCGGGGCATTATCTGGATGAGCAGCTCGGCCTGCGCAGCCTGTTTGAAGGCCGGGCGGCGACGCAGTTCAATCACCGCTTCTTTGCCTATACTTTGCTTGCCATGGCTGTGATCGGCGCCTTGCTTGCGCGTGGTACGGCGAGTTCGAAGGGTTTCCACATCGTCGCGGGCCTGGTCACGGCTCAAGCGATCTGGGGCATTATCACGCTCGTCAATGCCGCACCGCTTCCCGTCGCGCTGGTTCACCAGGGGTTGGGCGTTGTGGTTCTGCTAGCGGCCGTCTGGCTGGTCTGGGTCACTCGGCCGGAGCGTATCCAATCGGGTCCATCGTCACCTGACTTGGATCAATAA
- a CDS encoding DUF2842 domain-containing protein, giving the protein MPRSQRRLVASVIVIAFLIFWIWGAATLGTQLATAPKWMTLIFFVVAGIGWALPLKPVFNWMNSGPEDE; this is encoded by the coding sequence ATGCCCAGATCTCAGCGTCGCCTTGTCGCCAGTGTCATTGTCATCGCTTTCCTGATTTTCTGGATCTGGGGCGCCGCGACGCTCGGAACGCAACTCGCCACCGCACCGAAATGGATGACCCTGATCTTCTTCGTCGTGGCAGGAATCGGCTGGGCCCTGCCTCTGAAGCCTGTTTTCAACTGGATGAACTCAGGGCCCGAGGACGAGTAG
- a CDS encoding DEAD/DEAH box helicase, which yields MTTFTDMDLHKQVLKAVTAEGYDTPTPIQAQAIPHLLEGRDMLGIAQTGTGKTAAFALPTLDFLLEEPEPRKPKHTRVLVLAPTRELAGQIADSFRTYSKYMDCVTHTVFGGVKINRQIRDLQKGCHVLVATPGRLLDLMNQDAVRLRDVEVLILDEADQMLDMGFIHDLRKIIAEVSEDRQTLLFSATMPKLIEDLAGKYLDDPVRVSVAPESTTAERVTQGVLHVPNNHKLPVLGKLLEDPDIDRALVFTRTKHGADKVVRKLMAKGHKALAIHGNKSQSQRLKALAAFKSGDCRILIATDIAARGIDIDGISHVINFEMPNVAEQYVHRIGRTARAGKDGISISLVAEDELYYLREVEKITRMEVEILPTPEGCEDFMLPTPDPSVRVRKPKGPSRRSGKPPQQGSRRNRPDGASKSKMRSRKRPGKNQRKRDREKVSV from the coding sequence GTGACCACATTTACCGACATGGATCTGCACAAGCAGGTCCTGAAAGCTGTCACAGCCGAAGGATATGACACGCCCACGCCGATCCAGGCGCAGGCCATCCCGCACTTGCTGGAGGGCCGCGACATGCTGGGCATCGCCCAGACCGGCACCGGCAAGACCGCAGCCTTCGCGCTGCCCACGCTCGATTTCCTGCTCGAAGAGCCGGAGCCCCGCAAACCGAAACATACGCGCGTGCTGGTGCTTGCCCCGACTCGCGAACTGGCGGGTCAGATCGCTGACAGTTTCCGCACCTATTCGAAATACATGGATTGCGTCACCCACACCGTGTTTGGCGGGGTGAAGATCAATCGCCAGATCCGCGACCTCCAGAAAGGCTGTCATGTCCTGGTCGCCACACCGGGGCGTCTGCTGGACCTGATGAACCAGGACGCCGTGCGTCTGCGCGACGTCGAAGTGCTTATCCTCGACGAAGCAGACCAGATGCTCGACATGGGCTTTATCCATGACCTGCGGAAGATCATTGCCGAGGTGTCGGAGGATCGCCAGACGCTGCTTTTCTCGGCCACGATGCCGAAACTGATCGAGGACCTCGCCGGCAAATATCTCGATGATCCGGTTCGCGTTTCAGTGGCCCCTGAGAGCACCACAGCTGAGCGCGTCACCCAGGGCGTGCTGCACGTGCCGAACAATCACAAGCTGCCAGTGCTCGGCAAACTGCTCGAGGATCCGGACATTGACCGGGCTCTGGTCTTTACCCGCACCAAGCATGGCGCAGATAAAGTGGTGCGCAAACTGATGGCCAAAGGCCACAAGGCCCTGGCGATCCACGGCAACAAGTCGCAATCCCAGCGTCTGAAAGCGCTGGCAGCGTTCAAGTCCGGCGACTGCCGCATCCTGATCGCCACCGACATTGCTGCGCGCGGCATCGATATTGATGGCATCAGCCACGTCATCAATTTCGAGATGCCGAATGTGGCCGAACAATATGTCCACCGGATCGGGCGCACCGCCCGGGCGGGAAAGGACGGCATTTCGATTTCGCTGGTCGCGGAAGACGAGCTCTACTACCTGCGCGAAGTCGAGAAGATTACGCGGATGGAGGTTGAAATCCTGCCGACGCCGGAAGGGTGTGAGGATTTCATGCTCCCGACGCCGGACCCGTCTGTCCGTGTGCGCAAACCAAAAGGCCCGTCGCGGCGCTCGGGCAAGCCACCGCAGCAAGGTTCGCGGCGCAATCGCCCGGATGGTGCGTCCAAGTCCAAGATGCGCTCGCGCAAACGGCCGGGCAAGAACCAGCGCAAGCGCGATCGTGAGAAGGTGAGCGTCTAA
- a CDS encoding phosphatidylserine decarboxylase, with amino-acid sequence MTDEDFSRKSFPWLRAGFDLEGYVGALAAWLVGILLGIVWGPLFWIGFFAAIVILFATRTAERTPPEAEDLITAPTDGLVVSVGGATPPDELRLEGAGWTRVRISVGPTKTNGIHAPMDGAIDHVILETGDPAAFAAMKPDRPGLAVAYVSLESGARSVGLRLATGGLGPRLEIANEAGDAVRLGRNIGTLRLGGWCDLYVPSDVEVLPRPGQTLVCSETVIGRFGSASADLFENDMQTAAPVEADDAPADEDEPIEAELVIDEEDELTLEELAGEDATSDEDEEEDVSEMFARLRKEAKKIQDED; translated from the coding sequence ATGACAGACGAAGATTTCAGCCGCAAGAGCTTTCCGTGGTTGCGGGCCGGGTTTGACCTGGAAGGCTATGTCGGCGCGCTGGCCGCCTGGCTGGTTGGGATTCTGTTGGGAATTGTCTGGGGGCCGCTTTTCTGGATCGGCTTTTTCGCCGCCATCGTGATTCTGTTCGCCACGCGCACGGCGGAGCGAACGCCGCCGGAAGCCGAAGACCTGATTACAGCGCCGACGGACGGGCTGGTCGTCTCCGTCGGCGGCGCCACCCCGCCGGATGAGCTGCGCCTTGAAGGGGCCGGCTGGACGCGGGTCCGGATCTCGGTCGGGCCGACCAAGACCAATGGCATTCATGCGCCGATGGACGGCGCGATTGACCATGTCATCCTGGAAACCGGCGACCCGGCGGCCTTTGCCGCGATGAAACCAGATCGTCCGGGCCTCGCGGTGGCTTATGTCTCGCTGGAAAGTGGTGCGCGCTCGGTGGGCCTGCGCCTAGCGACGGGCGGCCTTGGTCCACGGCTCGAAATCGCCAATGAAGCCGGGGACGCCGTCCGGCTGGGCCGCAATATCGGGACGCTGCGGCTGGGCGGTTGGTGCGACCTGTATGTGCCATCAGATGTCGAGGTCCTGCCGCGCCCGGGCCAGACGCTGGTCTGCTCTGAAACCGTCATTGGCCGGTTCGGGAGCGCCAGTGCAGATCTGTTCGAAAACGACATGCAAACCGCTGCCCCGGTCGAGGCGGACGATGCGCCCGCAGACGAGGACGAGCCCATCGAAGCCGAGCTTGTCATCGATGAGGAAGACGAACTGACTCTCGAGGAACTGGCGGGTGAAGACGCCACGTCCGACGAGGATGAGGAAGAAGACGTCTCGGAAATGTTTGCCCGCCTGCGCAAGGAAGCCAAGAAAATCCAGGATGAGGATTAG
- a CDS encoding ABC transporter ATP-binding protein/permease gives MNTHAQTTDPDKIESADGGLGISIGRILKLLARPELSKWRPVMVLAILLTLAAAVLEVAFPLLLGYAINKLVTNEEGIIAGFGPAMFWLSVALSVRFLGAGLPQLRDWLFSPVSQDAQRIACVDAFGHAQSLSLGFHQTRRAGALNRVIERGASAIDYLIRFLAFNIGPTVVRLILASIALAFAYDPWLSLVAVVTIILYAWSTITITEWRVRQRRRMNEADTRFRGVAVDILNNFETVKSFAAETRETGRFNDAMRNYNLRYVDAIRSMYVLNGAQAFVMNAGLLAALVISAWNVSKGTMLVGDLTGVMTMFFSLYAPLNILGWAWREIKQGAVDLEKLYGLLGMKAEVADKHDAKALTGVKGDVVFDAVSFTHDARTVGVKDVSFNLAAGKKIAFVGTSGAGKSTLLKLLFRFYDVQGGRVLIDAQDVRDVTQESLRQSLGLVPQDVVLFNETVKSNIAYAKPDASMDELRDAARRAQLLDFIEALPDGWDTRVGERGLKLSGGEKQRVGIARVILADPAILVLDEATSALDSATEAAVQDALDEASKGRTTLMVAHRLSTVQNADEIVVLKAGQVIERGTHEALLAADGEYADMWARQAKRDALTVAAAE, from the coding sequence ATGAATACGCACGCTCAAACCACCGATCCCGATAAGATCGAAAGCGCCGATGGCGGCCTGGGTATTTCGATCGGACGAATTCTGAAGCTTCTGGCGCGACCAGAACTCAGCAAATGGCGGCCGGTCATGGTGCTGGCCATTCTGCTAACCCTGGCGGCGGCGGTGCTGGAAGTCGCTTTCCCGTTGCTGCTTGGCTACGCGATCAACAAGCTGGTCACCAATGAGGAAGGGATTATTGCCGGCTTCGGGCCCGCCATGTTCTGGCTCTCCGTCGCGCTCAGCGTCCGATTCCTCGGCGCTGGACTGCCGCAATTGCGGGATTGGTTGTTCTCGCCGGTCAGTCAGGATGCTCAGCGCATTGCCTGTGTCGACGCGTTTGGACATGCGCAAAGCCTGTCGCTCGGATTCCATCAGACACGCCGGGCGGGCGCCCTGAACCGTGTCATCGAGCGCGGTGCGAGCGCGATCGATTATCTGATCCGCTTCCTCGCCTTCAATATCGGCCCGACAGTCGTGCGCCTGATCCTCGCTTCGATCGCGCTGGCCTTTGCCTATGACCCCTGGCTCTCACTCGTGGCGGTGGTGACCATCATCCTTTACGCCTGGTCGACGATCACGATTACCGAATGGCGGGTGCGCCAGCGGCGGCGCATGAATGAAGCCGATACGCGCTTTCGCGGCGTCGCGGTGGATATTCTGAACAATTTCGAGACCGTGAAATCCTTCGCCGCAGAGACCCGAGAGACCGGGCGCTTCAATGACGCCATGCGCAATTACAATCTGCGCTATGTCGATGCGATCCGCTCCATGTATGTCCTCAATGGGGCGCAGGCCTTCGTGATGAATGCCGGCCTTCTGGCGGCGCTGGTCATCTCGGCCTGGAACGTTTCCAAAGGCACCATGCTGGTCGGCGACCTGACGGGCGTGATGACCATGTTCTTCTCGCTTTATGCGCCGCTCAACATTCTCGGCTGGGCCTGGCGGGAGATCAAACAGGGCGCGGTGGACCTGGAGAAGCTGTACGGCCTGCTCGGCATGAAAGCCGAAGTCGCAGACAAGCACGATGCGAAAGCACTGACCGGTGTCAAAGGCGACGTGGTCTTCGACGCCGTCAGTTTCACCCATGATGCGCGCACGGTGGGCGTCAAGGATGTCAGCTTCAATCTCGCCGCAGGCAAGAAGATCGCCTTTGTCGGGACCTCCGGCGCGGGCAAGTCGACGCTCCTGAAACTGCTTTTCCGCTTCTATGATGTGCAGGGCGGGCGCGTTCTGATCGATGCCCAGGATGTCCGCGATGTCACGCAGGAGAGCCTGCGCCAGTCGCTCGGACTGGTGCCGCAGGATGTGGTCTTGTTCAACGAGACGGTGAAGTCCAACATCGCCTATGCCAAGCCCGATGCCAGCATGGACGAGTTGCGCGACGCGGCCCGGCGGGCACAATTGCTCGACTTTATCGAGGCCTTGCCGGACGGCTGGGACACGCGCGTCGGCGAACGCGGGCTGAAACTCTCTGGCGGCGAGAAACAGCGCGTCGGGATCGCCCGGGTGATCCTCGCCGATCCGGCCATTCTGGTCCTGGATGAAGCGACCTCCGCCCTTGATAGCGCCACCGAGGCGGCTGTGCAGGATGCGCTGGATGAAGCCTCCAAAGGCCGCACCACGCTGATGGTCGCGCACCGCCTGTCGACTGTGCAGAATGCCGATGAGATTGTCGTGCTGAAGGCGGGGCAGGTGATTGAACGCGGAACCCATGAGGCGCTCTTGGCAGCAGACGGCGAATATGCCGATATGTGGGCGCGACAAGCCAAACGGGACGCCCTCACCGTCGCAGCTGCCGAATAG
- a CDS encoding TonB-dependent siderophore receptor: MTKLTSQLLCTAALSVVLAAPMAMADAPDQASYDDLYVQDEIVVVGQYLYTDQVNALKSPTPIIDVPQSLSIVTADQILRQGFTSIGDIIDYTPGVTTSQGEGHRDAVVFRGVRSTADFFIDGVRDDVQYYRPLYNLEQVEVLRGPNALLFGRGGTGGILNRVTKKGVVGETFTGYQVSVDSFGAFGAQIDSNFELSDTAAFRINAMYEGLENHRDFYDGDRFGINPTARFELSPATTLDLSYEYVDHERFIDRGIPTGANGEPVEAFEDIVFGDPELNTTELEAHILRGLVQHTFSENLKGRISAFYGDYDKLYRNFYAASYDPTTNIVGIDGYVDTTQRRNFILSGDLIGQFDAAGVGHTIVTGVEYIDTTNDNDRFNPVWSGSNDDVEFFDVMRPLGFSGGVGVNASGNSTSLAFSDLNDDTSATVEVFSAYVQDEIEISDQLDIIIGARFDSFDISVDNLDPSVAPADRQRSRTDEEISPRFGLVYKPMENVSIYGSYSESFLPRSGEQFANINGSNNALDPNTFTNVEAGVKWDFQPGLSFTAAVFEIEQSSPQVADGDASTLDVIDTETTGFELQFQGQITDAWYISAGYSYLDGEQVDRSGSTGLRPRELPENLYSVWNGYQVTDRFGLGLGLTYQDESFINNSNTAVLPSYTRVDAAAYYDISEDLRIQLNIENLADELYFPNSHSTHQASVGAPLSARIAISGRF, from the coding sequence ATGACCAAGCTCACCTCCCAGTTGCTCTGCACAGCTGCGCTGTCCGTCGTCCTTGCTGCCCCGATGGCGATGGCGGATGCGCCGGACCAGGCCTCTTATGATGATCTGTACGTGCAGGACGAAATCGTGGTGGTGGGACAGTATCTGTACACAGATCAGGTCAACGCCCTGAAATCTCCAACCCCGATCATTGATGTGCCGCAAAGCCTCTCCATCGTGACGGCGGATCAGATCCTGCGCCAGGGCTTTACCAGCATTGGCGACATCATCGATTACACGCCGGGCGTGACGACCTCTCAAGGAGAAGGGCATCGCGATGCTGTGGTCTTCCGCGGAGTGCGCTCTACGGCTGACTTCTTCATCGATGGCGTGCGTGATGACGTTCAGTATTACCGTCCACTCTACAATCTTGAACAGGTGGAAGTCCTGCGCGGCCCGAATGCCTTGCTGTTCGGGCGCGGTGGGACGGGCGGCATCCTCAATCGCGTGACCAAGAAGGGGGTCGTGGGCGAGACCTTCACTGGCTACCAGGTCAGCGTTGACTCCTTCGGCGCCTTCGGGGCGCAGATTGACAGCAATTTCGAGCTCAGTGACACGGCCGCATTCCGCATCAATGCGATGTATGAAGGGCTCGAGAACCACCGTGACTTCTATGATGGTGACCGCTTCGGCATCAATCCGACGGCGCGTTTTGAGCTGAGCCCGGCCACCACGCTGGATCTGTCTTACGAATATGTCGACCATGAGCGTTTCATCGATCGCGGCATTCCAACCGGCGCGAATGGCGAGCCGGTCGAAGCCTTCGAAGACATTGTCTTCGGCGATCCGGAACTGAACACGACGGAGCTCGAAGCCCACATTTTGCGCGGCCTGGTCCAGCACACTTTTTCGGAAAACCTGAAAGGCCGGATCAGCGCCTTCTATGGCGACTATGACAAGCTGTATCGGAACTTCTACGCGGCGAGTTACGACCCGACGACCAATATTGTCGGCATTGATGGCTATGTGGACACGACTCAGCGCCGGAACTTCATTCTCTCCGGCGATCTGATCGGCCAGTTCGATGCTGCAGGCGTCGGGCACACGATCGTCACGGGCGTGGAATATATCGACACGACCAATGACAATGACCGATTCAATCCGGTCTGGTCCGGGTCAAACGATGATGTCGAGTTCTTCGACGTGATGCGGCCTCTGGGCTTCAGCGGCGGCGTCGGCGTCAATGCCAGCGGGAACTCGACGAGCTTGGCCTTCTCCGACTTGAACGATGATACGTCGGCAACCGTGGAAGTGTTCTCGGCCTATGTTCAGGACGAGATCGAGATCTCGGACCAACTCGACATCATTATCGGCGCGCGTTTCGACAGTTTCGATATCTCGGTCGACAATCTCGACCCGAGCGTCGCCCCGGCCGACCGCCAGCGCAGCCGCACCGACGAAGAGATCTCGCCGCGCTTTGGCCTAGTCTACAAGCCAATGGAGAATGTCTCCATCTATGGCAGCTATTCAGAATCCTTCCTGCCGCGCTCTGGCGAGCAGTTCGCCAATATCAATGGCAGCAATAACGCCCTCGATCCCAACACGTTCACCAATGTGGAGGCCGGCGTTAAATGGGATTTCCAGCCTGGTCTCAGCTTTACCGCGGCGGTTTTCGAGATCGAGCAGAGCTCTCCGCAAGTGGCCGATGGCGATGCCTCGACCCTGGACGTGATCGATACTGAAACCACCGGATTTGAGCTGCAGTTTCAGGGGCAGATTACGGATGCCTGGTACATCTCCGCGGGCTATAGTTATCTCGACGGGGAGCAGGTCGATCGGTCCGGATCGACCGGTCTGCGCCCGCGCGAACTGCCGGAGAACCTGTACTCTGTCTGGAATGGCTATCAGGTCACCGATCGGTTCGGCCTCGGCCTCGGGCTGACCTATCAGGATGAGAGTTTCATCAACAATTCCAACACGGCGGTATTGCCGAGCTATACGCGCGTCGACGCGGCCGCCTATTATGACATTAGCGAAGACCTGCGCATTCAGCTCAATATCGAGAACCTGGCGGACGAGCTCTATTTCCCGAACTCGCACAGCACGCATCAGGCCTCAGTCGGGGCCCCATTGAGCGCCCGGATCGCGATTAGCGGCCGCTTCTAG
- a CDS encoding TIGR00730 family Rossman fold protein, with protein sequence MTGLKSVCVYCGSSNDVKPEYLRLAQDLGRTLAQKNIRLVYGGGGVGLMGACARAVHSDGGEVLGIMPRFLLQKERIFEDVPHEIVDDMHTRKQRMFDESDAFIVLPGGIGTLEEAVEMLSWARLGLHAKPMAFLDEDGFWAPFFELMDHIIDGKFTPEEFRAALVHEHTPEASIQALCDRVVKLGD encoded by the coding sequence ATGACCGGTTTGAAATCTGTTTGCGTGTATTGTGGCTCTTCGAATGACGTGAAGCCTGAATATTTGCGTCTCGCCCAGGATCTCGGGCGGACGCTTGCGCAGAAAAATATCCGCCTGGTGTATGGCGGCGGCGGCGTCGGTCTGATGGGCGCCTGCGCGCGCGCCGTACACTCCGATGGCGGCGAGGTTCTCGGGATCATGCCGCGTTTCCTGCTGCAGAAGGAACGCATCTTTGAAGACGTCCCGCATGAAATCGTCGATGACATGCACACGCGCAAACAGCGCATGTTCGACGAGAGTGACGCCTTCATCGTCCTGCCCGGCGGCATCGGCACGCTGGAAGAAGCCGTCGAGATGCTCAGCTGGGCGCGGCTCGGCCTGCATGCCAAGCCGATGGCCTTTCTCGATGAAGACGGCTTCTGGGCGCCCTTCTTCGAGCTGATGGATCACATTATCGACGGCAAGTTCACGCCGGAGGAGTTTCGTGCGGCCCTGGTTCACGAGCATACGCCCGAAGCTTCGATCCAGGCGCTCTGCGATCGCGTTGTGAAGCTGGGTGATTAG
- a CDS encoding amidohydrolase family protein, giving the protein MAYAPANRAIYDADSHIMELPDFLKKYADPAVRDDIPEVNYSASLVTDEEVAVIMDQGGQHSQKHVEEQIAMGDTLIAQSKEIQALGAFNRDDRSKAMDLLGFQKQLVFATHSVAFPFHPSSKTDPVLRYAATRAHNRHMADFCADDARLMGVGIVPLDTPDLAIQELDFAIENGMEAIWVPHRAPIGFAPGHVDLEPFWARLAEAGIPFVLHVGGSPLQALKSWSNNGRAAVRDWMGGGENVRTKDAAVLHQPVEAFLSMMLIDGLFERHRGLRGAAVELGAGWVPELLRRLDWVTRVYGRVDETLRFERKPSEQLTQQMGFTPFPVEDVGILIGESSPDLYLFSSDYPHVEGGRDPIGKFEQSIGEMSEQVKTQFYTENFLRLWPEARAH; this is encoded by the coding sequence ATGGCCTACGCACCAGCAAACCGAGCCATTTATGATGCTGACAGTCACATCATGGAGCTCCCGGACTTCCTCAAGAAATATGCCGACCCGGCCGTGCGGGATGACATTCCCGAAGTGAATTATTCCGCCTCTCTGGTCACCGACGAGGAAGTCGCGGTGATCATGGACCAAGGCGGACAGCATTCGCAAAAGCATGTCGAAGAGCAGATCGCGATGGGTGACACGCTAATTGCCCAGTCTAAGGAAATCCAGGCCCTCGGCGCGTTCAATCGGGACGATCGATCCAAGGCCATGGATTTGCTCGGCTTTCAAAAGCAGCTGGTTTTCGCCACCCATTCCGTCGCCTTTCCGTTCCATCCAAGCTCGAAAACCGATCCCGTTCTGCGCTATGCCGCAACGCGGGCGCATAATCGGCACATGGCAGATTTTTGCGCAGACGATGCACGGCTTATGGGGGTAGGCATTGTGCCGCTGGACACGCCGGATCTGGCGATACAGGAGCTGGACTTTGCCATCGAAAACGGCATGGAAGCCATCTGGGTGCCGCACCGCGCCCCGATTGGGTTTGCGCCTGGACATGTCGATCTTGAGCCCTTCTGGGCGCGCCTCGCCGAAGCTGGCATTCCGTTTGTCCTGCATGTCGGCGGTTCGCCGCTACAAGCCTTGAAGTCGTGGAGCAATAATGGCCGCGCGGCGGTGCGGGACTGGATGGGCGGCGGCGAGAATGTCCGCACCAAGGATGCAGCTGTATTGCACCAGCCGGTCGAGGCGTTTCTTTCAATGATGCTGATCGATGGGCTGTTCGAGCGCCATCGCGGCCTGCGCGGGGCCGCGGTTGAGCTCGGCGCCGGATGGGTGCCAGAACTTTTGCGCCGCCTCGATTGGGTGACGCGCGTCTATGGCCGCGTCGATGAGACTTTGCGGTTTGAGCGCAAACCATCCGAACAGCTGACACAGCAAATGGGCTTCACCCCCTTCCCTGTCGAAGATGTCGGCATTCTGATCGGTGAGTCTTCGCCTGATCTCTACCTGTTTTCGTCAGACTATCCGCATGTCGAAGGCGGGCGGGATCCGATTGGGAAGTTCGAGCAATCGATTGGCGAGATGAGTGAGCAGGTCAAGACCCAGTTCTATACCGAGAATTTCCTACGCCTCTGGCCAGAAGCGCGCGCCCACTAA